TCCGTATTGCCAGTAGTTGATACCGCCGGTTGAACTTGCGCGCTGGCCGATTGCCATAAACTCCGCTACAACCTTTAGGCACGTCGACGTGACGAGCGGCGACGTGCTTCCTTTCGATCAACCCAAGGAAGTGACGGATGAAGAACTTTTTGTTGGCGGTAGGTTTGTTGAGCATTGCAGGCACAGCCCTGGCGGCGGGCAAGCCTTGTGACGAGCTGAAAAGCGAGATTGCGGCGAAACTGGATGCCAAGGGTGTTGCGCATTATTCGCTGGACGTTGTGGATAAAGGGGCTGCCAGCGATAGCAAGGTAGTGGGTAGCTGCGAAGGCGGCACCAAGGAAATCGTCTACAAGCGCGGGTGATCCCGTGTTGCAGACGTAAAAAACCGACGCGAGTGCGTCGGTTTTTTTATGCCTGCAGTTCAGCCCTTCATGACTTGCGACAGCAGTTCGTAGGAATGAATCCGGTCGGCGTGCTCGTACAAATCACAGGTAAAGATCAGCTCATCAGCGCCGGTTTGCTCTACCAGCACCTCCAGCTTGGCGCGGATCTTCTGCGGGCTGCCCACCATGGCCAGGCCAAGGAAACTGCCTACAGCGTCTTTTTCATGGGGCAGCCACAGGCCCTCCATGGTCTTCACCGGTGGGCGCTGCACCAAGCTTTGCCCACGCATCAACGCGAGGATCCTCTGGTACACCGAGGTGGCCAGGTAATCGGCTTGCTCGTCAGTGTCGGCGGCTACCAGCGGTATGCCGAGCATCACGTAGGGTTTGTCCAGCACGGCCGAAGGCTTGAAGTGGTTACGGTAGACGCGAATCGCTTCATGCATCAGGCGCGGTGCGAAGTGTGAAGCAAAGGCGTAAGGCAAACCGCGTTCGCCCGCAAGCTGTGCACTGAACAGGCTCGAACCCAGCAGCCACACCGGCACGTTGGTGCCGGTGCCGGGTACGGCAATCACGCGTTGGTCCGGGGTACGCGGGCCCAGGTAGGCCATCAGTTCGGCTACGTCTTGCGGGAAGTCGTCGGCGCTGCCGGAACGTTCACGGCGCAGGGCGCGGGCGGTCATCTGGTCGGAGCCCGGCGCGCGGCCAAGGCCCAGGTCAATGCGGCCCGGGTACAGGCTTTCCAGGGTGCCGAACTGCTCGGCGATCACCAGTGGCGCGTGGTTGGGCAGCATCACGCCACCGGAACCGACGCGAATGGTCGAGGTGCCGCCGGCCAGGTAACCCAGCAAAACCGAGGTCGCGGAGCTGGCGATGCCGTCCATATTGTGGTGTTCGGCGACCCAGAAGCGGTTGTAGCCGAGCTTTTCCACGTGCTGGGCCAGGTCCAGGGAATTGCGCAGCGACTGCGCCGGACTGCCGTTGGCCCGCACGGGCACCAGGTCGAGGGTCGAGAATTTTACGTCGGACAGCGGTTTCATAAGCCTGCTTCTCCAAGGGGGCCGCAGGTTTTATGTCGAGCCAAAACCTGCCGCTTCATGTGCATGTCTATGCAATGAGGGCATATACCCGAGATTCAATAGCTGAGGTGAATTTGCCTACCTTTAAAACGGTTTAGTCCGACGAGGTGAACTTTGCCAGCGCTTCTATCCTCAGAACCCTTACTGACGGAAAACCACAGGCACGAGGAGATTGATATGAGTATCAAGAAGAAAGCATCGGCGCATTGGGAAGGTGATCTGAAAACCGGCATCGGTTCCATTTCCACGGAAACCGGCGTGTTGCGCGAAGCGCCCTACGGCTTTAAAGCCCGTTTCGAAGGGGGCAAGGGCACCAACCCTGAAGAGTTGATTGGCGCGGCCCATGCCGGTTGTTTCTCCATGGCCTTTTCCATGATTCTCGGCGACGCCGGGCTCAAGGCCGACAGCATCGACACCCAGGCCGAAGTGACCCTGGACCAGGTAGAAGGGGGCTTTGCGATTACTGCCGTGCACCTGATCCTCAAGGCGAAGATCCCGGGCGCCAGCCAGGCGCAGTTTGATGAACTGAGCAAAAAGGCCAAGGAAGGATGCCCGGTGTCCAAGGTGTTGAATGCAACCATCACCCTGGATGGCACCCTCGTAAGCTAACCAGGCACCCTGCTTCTTGTAGGAGCGAGCTTGCGTGCGAAAAACCTGAGGGCGCCGCGTTTATCCAGGATAAACGCGTCATCGTTAACGTTCTTCGCGAGCAAGCTCGCTCCTACGCGTTCAGGTGTGGTCGAATAGCCGATTGCAGACTTAGCGCACACCCGTGCGCATGCATTCAGGGAGCTTCACTGATGAAACGTTTGGTTTTAGCGGTTATCTGCGGTGCACTGGCCACATCGGCCCTGGCCGCGCCGAAAGACTGTGAAGAGCTCAGGAAAGAGATTGAGATCAAGATCCAGGCGAATGCCGTTCCGTCCTACACCCTCGAAGTCGTCAGCAAGGAAGAAGCTGACAAGCACGACAGCGCCATGGTTGTCGGCAGCTGTGAGAACGGCACCAAGGCTATCGTCTACCAGAAGAACAACGACTGATCAGATGCAGTTGACGCTACGTTCTTCAGCCAGCAACTGACCCGCTTTGTTGTACAACCGGATATTCGGGTTGTAGCCCAGTGACCGCCCTTCCAGGCGATAACGCTGGCCTGCCTCGAAACGGTCGTATTGCAGGGTCATGAAGCAGGTTCGGTCGGTGGTTTGGCCAAACCCGCCAAAGCTGCCGCCGGTAGGCACCTCGAAATCAAAACGCACCATCAGTTCATGCTTGCCAGGCGGCACCTGGAAGAAGCGCCCGTCGTTCAGGTTCTTTCCGTCCAGGCGTTGCGCCATAACCAGCTTGGCGCCGGGCGTTGGGGTGGCGAAGTCGACCCAGGCTTGCTGCGGATCAACGGCCGGTAGCGGCGTCGACGCGCAGGCGCTGAGAAAAATCGCGGCGACGGGAAGCAGTAGCTGACGCATGTTAAGCACTCAAGGGTAGGAATGGTTGTTTGAGCGGCTGCGTTCGACAGCAGGCTCCCTGTGAGTATAAACACGCCACGCCATGGAAAAATTCCCCACAGGCGAGATAGTCTGGCGGGATGGTTACCGGTGAGAGGTTTTAATGGTCAGGCGTTTACTTCCCGGGTTGATGTTGCTGGTGCTCAGTGGCTGTTCCAGTGTCAGTTATTACAGCCAACTGGCCGACGGCCAATGGCAATTGCTGCGGGCCCGGGAGCCGGTTTCCGAGGTCATCGCCGACCCGTCCCGCTCGCAGGTGCTGCGTGACCACTTGGCGCAGTCGCAGAAAGCCCGCGCGTTCGCGAGCGAACACCTGCACCTGCCGGATAACCAGAGTTACCGCCTGTATGCCGATATCGGCCGTCCTTATGTAGTTTGGAACGTCTTCGCCACGCCGGAATTTTCCCTGTCGCCGCAAACCCACTGCTTCCCGATTGCCGGTTGCGTGGCCTATCGCGGGTATTACAACCAGGGCGCGGCGCGTGGCCAGGCAGCGTTGTTGAAGCAGCAAGGCATGGACGTGTCGATTGGTGGCGTCGAGGCTTATTCCACCCTGGGCTGGTTCAACGACCCGATCATGAGTTCGATGATGAGCTGGGGCGATGAGCGCCTGGCCACGCTGATTTTTCATGAGTTGGCGCACCAGCGCTTTTATGTGAAGGACGACACTGAGTTCAACGAGTCGTACGCCACCTTTGTCGAGCAAGAAGGTACCCGGCAATGGCGGGCGGCCCGAGGCTTGCCGCCTGCGAGCGAGGCCGCGTTGAAACAGCGCGACCAGTTCACCCGGCTGGTGCTTGACACCCGCAAACGCCTGGAGCAGTTGTATACGCAGCCGCTGGCGCCAGATGCCATGCGCCAGGCCAAGGCGGCTGAATTCGAACGCTTGCGCAGCGACTACCGGCAAATGCGCGATAGCCAGTGGGGCGGCGACAAGCGCTATGACGCCTGGATGAACTTGCCGATGAACAACGCAAGGCTGTTGCCGTTTGGCCTGTATGACCAGTGGGTGCCGGCGTTTGCCGCGTTGTTCCGGGAGGAAGGCGGGGATTGGCTGAAGTTTTTTGCGGCGGTGGAGACGCTGGGCGGGTTGCCGGCGGATCAGCGCAAGGCGGCACTCAGAACACTGGAAGCCCCGTCCCCGTCCCCGCCGTAGCAGCTGTCGAGCCCCAGCGAGGCTGCGTAGGCCGCACCGCAGCTCTCAAACCAAGCTTGGGACCGAGTCGCACCCGACGCAGCCTCGCTGGGGCTCGACAGCTGCTACGGGATTGTTTTATGGCCGCTGCAGGAAGGCCTGATGCATCTGCGCCAATGTTTCGAAATGCCAGGTCGGCGCTTCGGCACTCAGCTCCTCATGGCTGCCAAACCCGTAACCCACCGCCGCGCAGTCCAGCCCGTTGCTGCGGGCCCCGATCAGGTCGTGCTTGCGGTCGCCAATCATCAAGGTGCTGGCCGGGTCCAGGCCTTCTTCGGCCATCAGGTGGGCGATCAGCTCGACCTTGTGGGTGCGGGTGCCGTCCAGCTCGCTGCCGTAGATCAGCTTGAAGTGCCGGGCGAAATCAAAGTGCCTGGCGATCTCCCGGGCAAATACCCACGGCTTGGACGTGGCCACATACAGCTGGCGGCCCTGGCCATTCAGCTGCTCAAGCAGCGGTATCACGCCGTCGAACACGCGGTTTTCGTACAGGCCGGTGACCTTGAAACGCTCACGGTAGAAATTCACTGCCTCCCAGGCCTTCGCCTCGTCGAAGCCATAAAACTGCATGAACGCCTGCAGCAGCGGTGGGCCGATGAAGTGCTCAAGTTTTGTCAGGTCCGGTTCATCGATCCCCAGTTTGGCAAGGGCGTACTGGATCGAGCGCGTGATGCCTTCGCGCGGGTCGGTGAGGGTGCCATCGAGGTCGAACAAAACGGTTTGGTAATGCATGGGTGTCCTTGTCATTGGTCGAAGCCTTCGGCCAGGTGCAGGTCTTTGAGCTTCACGTAGTTCGCGGCGCTGTAGGTGAAAAACGCCCGTTCCTTGTCAGTCAGCGCGCGGACCTGTTTAACCGGGCTGCCGACATACAAAAAACCGCTCTCGAGTTTCTTGCCCGGCGGCACCAGGCTGCCGGCGCCGATGATCACGTCGTCTTCCACCACGGCGCCGTCCATCACAATGCTGCCCATGCCGATCAGAATCCGGCTGCCCACCGTGCAGCCATGCAGCATGACCTTGTGGGCAATGGTCACATCGTCGCCGATCAGCAGCGGGAAACCATCAGGATTGAAGGGCCCTGCGTGAGTAATGTGCAGCACGCAGCCGTCTTGCACGCTGGTACGGGCACCGATGCGGATGCGGTGCATGTCGCCGCGGATCACCGTCAGCGGCCATACCGAACTGTCGGCGCCAATTTCGACGTCGCCAATCACCACCGCCGATGCATCGACGAAAGCCCCGGCGGCCAAGGCCGGCGTGTGATTCTGGTAGGTGCGAAGGGTCACGATAGGCTCTCTCTCTTCTGCTGATAGCTGCGGTGGGCGTTGATTGTAATTAAGATGGCCCCATCTTTGTTCTTACATGTTTCTTCAGCCAAGGTGCCAACCGTGAGCGCGAACAACCCGCTTCTGCAGTCCTACGACCTGCCGCCGTTCTCGGCGATCCGTGCCGAGCACGTGCAGCCGGCCATCGAACAGATCCTCGCCGACAACCGCGTCGCCATCGAAGGCATCCTGCAAAGCCAGGGTAAAAATCCTACCTGGGCCGGGCTGATCCTGGCCATGGACGAACTCAATGACCGCCTGGGCGCCGCCTGGAGCCCGGTCAGCCACCTGAATGCCGTGTGCAACAGCGCCGAACTGCGCGAAGCATACGAGGCGTGCTTGCCGGCACTGAGCGCCTATTCCACCGAAATGGGCCAGAACCGTGAGCTGTTCCAGGCCTTCGAAGCCTTGGCCAACAGCCCGGAAGCCGCCGGCTTCGACGTGGCGCAAAAAACCATTCTGGAACACTCGCTGCGCGACTTCCGCCTGTCGGGTATCGATTTGCCGCCGGAGCAGCAAAAACGCTACGCAGAGGTGCAGAGCAAGCTGTCGGAGTTGGGCAGCAAGTTCTCCAACCAATTGCTCGACGCCACCCAGGCCTGGACCAAGCACGTCACTGACGAAGCGACCCTCGCCGGCCTGACCGATTCGGCCAAGGCGCAAATGGCGGCCGCAGCGCAGGCCAAAGGCCTCGACGGCTGGCTGATCACCCTGGAGTTCCCGAGCTACTACGCGGTAATGACCTACGCCCACGACCGCGCCCTGCGTGAAGAAATCTACGCGGCCTACTGCACCCGTGCATCGGACCAGGGCCCGAATGCCGGCCAGAACGATAACGGCCCGGTCATGGAACAGATCCTCGACCTGCGTCAGGAGCTCGCGCAACTGTTGGGCTTCGCCTCGTTCTCCGAACTGAGCCTGGCCACCAAAATGGCCGAGTCCAGTGACCAGGTACTGAGCTTCCTGCGCGACCTGGCCAAGCGCAGCAAGCCGTTTGCCACCCAGGACCTGCAACAGCTCAAGGCCTATGCCGCCGAACAAGGCTGCCCGGACCTGCAAAGCTGGGACAGCGGTTTCTACGGCGAAAAGCTGCGTGAACAACGCTACAGCGTGGCCCAGGAAGCCCTGCGCGCGTACTTCCCGATCGACAAGGTACTCAGCGGCTTGTTCGCCATTGTGCAGCGTCTGTACGGCATCGAAATCGCCGAGCAGAAAGGCTTCGACACCTGGCACCCGGACGTTCGCCTGTTTGAAATCAAGGAAAACGGCCAGCACGTCGGCCGCTTCTTCTTCGA
This genomic window from Pseudomonas sp. Bout1 contains:
- a CDS encoding DUF1161 domain-containing protein encodes the protein MKNFLLAVGLLSIAGTALAAGKPCDELKSEIAAKLDAKGVAHYSLDVVDKGAASDSKVVGSCEGGTKEIVYKRG
- a CDS encoding LLM class flavin-dependent oxidoreductase, which gives rise to MKPLSDVKFSTLDLVPVRANGSPAQSLRNSLDLAQHVEKLGYNRFWVAEHHNMDGIASSATSVLLGYLAGGTSTIRVGSGGVMLPNHAPLVIAEQFGTLESLYPGRIDLGLGRAPGSDQMTARALRRERSGSADDFPQDVAELMAYLGPRTPDQRVIAVPGTGTNVPVWLLGSSLFSAQLAGERGLPYAFASHFAPRLMHEAIRVYRNHFKPSAVLDKPYVMLGIPLVAADTDEQADYLATSVYQRILALMRGQSLVQRPPVKTMEGLWLPHEKDAVGSFLGLAMVGSPQKIRAKLEVLVEQTGADELIFTCDLYEHADRIHSYELLSQVMKG
- a CDS encoding OsmC family protein yields the protein MSIKKKASAHWEGDLKTGIGSISTETGVLREAPYGFKARFEGGKGTNPEELIGAAHAGCFSMAFSMILGDAGLKADSIDTQAEVTLDQVEGGFAITAVHLILKAKIPGASQAQFDELSKKAKEGCPVSKVLNATITLDGTLVS
- a CDS encoding DUF1161 domain-containing protein, with protein sequence MKRLVLAVICGALATSALAAPKDCEELRKEIEIKIQANAVPSYTLEVVSKEEADKHDSAMVVGSCENGTKAIVYQKNND
- a CDS encoding aminopeptidase; this translates as MVRRLLPGLMLLVLSGCSSVSYYSQLADGQWQLLRAREPVSEVIADPSRSQVLRDHLAQSQKARAFASEHLHLPDNQSYRLYADIGRPYVVWNVFATPEFSLSPQTHCFPIAGCVAYRGYYNQGAARGQAALLKQQGMDVSIGGVEAYSTLGWFNDPIMSSMMSWGDERLATLIFHELAHQRFYVKDDTEFNESYATFVEQEGTRQWRAARGLPPASEAALKQRDQFTRLVLDTRKRLEQLYTQPLAPDAMRQAKAAEFERLRSDYRQMRDSQWGGDKRYDAWMNLPMNNARLLPFGLYDQWVPAFAALFREEGGDWLKFFAAVETLGGLPADQRKAALRTLEAPSPSPP
- a CDS encoding HAD family hydrolase; this translates as MHYQTVLFDLDGTLTDPREGITRSIQYALAKLGIDEPDLTKLEHFIGPPLLQAFMQFYGFDEAKAWEAVNFYRERFKVTGLYENRVFDGVIPLLEQLNGQGRQLYVATSKPWVFAREIARHFDFARHFKLIYGSELDGTRTHKVELIAHLMAEEGLDPASTLMIGDRKHDLIGARSNGLDCAAVGYGFGSHEELSAEAPTWHFETLAQMHQAFLQRP
- a CDS encoding gamma carbonic anhydrase family protein, translating into MTLRTYQNHTPALAAGAFVDASAVVIGDVEIGADSSVWPLTVIRGDMHRIRIGARTSVQDGCVLHITHAGPFNPDGFPLLIGDDVTIAHKVMLHGCTVGSRILIGMGSIVMDGAVVEDDVIIGAGSLVPPGKKLESGFLYVGSPVKQVRALTDKERAFFTYSAANYVKLKDLHLAEGFDQ
- the prlC gene encoding oligopeptidase A, whose protein sequence is MAPSLFLHVSSAKVPTVSANNPLLQSYDLPPFSAIRAEHVQPAIEQILADNRVAIEGILQSQGKNPTWAGLILAMDELNDRLGAAWSPVSHLNAVCNSAELREAYEACLPALSAYSTEMGQNRELFQAFEALANSPEAAGFDVAQKTILEHSLRDFRLSGIDLPPEQQKRYAEVQSKLSELGSKFSNQLLDATQAWTKHVTDEATLAGLTDSAKAQMAAAAQAKGLDGWLITLEFPSYYAVMTYAHDRALREEIYAAYCTRASDQGPNAGQNDNGPVMEQILDLRQELAQLLGFASFSELSLATKMAESSDQVLSFLRDLAKRSKPFATQDLQQLKAYAAEQGCPDLQSWDSGFYGEKLREQRYSVAQEALRAYFPIDKVLSGLFAIVQRLYGIEIAEQKGFDTWHPDVRLFEIKENGQHVGRFFFDLYARANKRGGAWMDGARDRRRTIDGVLQSPVANLVCNFTPADSGKPALLTHDEVTTLFHEFGHGLHHLLTRVEHAGVSGINGVAWDAVELPSQFMENWCWEPEGLALISGHYETGEPLPQDLLQKMLAAKNFQSGLMMVRQLEFSLFDFELHATHGDGRSVLQVLEGVRDEVSVMRPPAYNRFPNSFAHIFAGGYAAGYYSYKWAEVLSADAFSKFEEDGVLNAETGRAFREAILARGGSQAPMVLFVDFRGRAPSIDALLRHSGLSEDAAA